From a single Phalacrocorax aristotelis chromosome 1, bGulAri2.1, whole genome shotgun sequence genomic region:
- the SMIM45 gene encoding small integral membrane protein 45 yields the protein MPHFLDWFVPVYLMISILILVGFGACIYYFEPGLQEAHKWRTQRPIMERDLRKTLMIRDNLAFGVPEV from the coding sequence ATGCCCCACTTCTTGGATTGGTTTGTGCCAGTGTATCTGATGATCTCCATTCTCATCCTGGTGGGCTTTGGAGCTTGCATTTACTACTTTGAGCCAGGACTCCAGGAGGCTCATAAGTGGCGAACACAGAGGCCGATCATGGAACGAGACCTTCGGAAGACACTGATGATTCGGGACAACCTGGCCTTCGGGGTGCCTGAGGTCTGA